A window of the Acidimicrobiales bacterium genome harbors these coding sequences:
- a CDS encoding CDP-alcohol phosphatidyltransferase family protein, with amino-acid sequence MFDGYWRSPVERVVDPLGATLHRWGVTANLLTVIGVLTAAIAAVAIGSGRLQLGFLLLVVAALPDLLDGPVAKAAGPPSRRGAFFDSTADRVTDTLLLAGVVWYLEEGGGHLGMLGVAIMGVSWLISYQRAKAESLGFDAKGGIMERAERIIALGIGLAIPPLFEPMLWIMLVLSTATAVQRFAKVWKQATIQLTATDMDRSH; translated from the coding sequence GTGTTCGATGGCTACTGGCGATCACCCGTCGAACGGGTGGTCGATCCCCTCGGGGCGACGCTTCACCGGTGGGGTGTCACGGCCAACCTCTTGACGGTGATCGGTGTCCTCACCGCCGCCATCGCTGCGGTCGCCATCGGCTCGGGCCGACTCCAGCTGGGGTTCCTCCTCCTCGTGGTGGCGGCGCTCCCCGACCTATTGGACGGGCCGGTGGCCAAGGCCGCCGGCCCACCATCGAGGCGCGGCGCGTTCTTCGATTCGACGGCCGACCGCGTCACCGACACCCTGCTGCTCGCCGGCGTCGTCTGGTATCTCGAAGAGGGCGGTGGCCACCTCGGCATGCTCGGTGTGGCGATCATGGGCGTGTCGTGGCTCATCTCGTACCAGCGAGCCAAGGCCGAGTCGCTGGGGTTCGACGCCAAGGGCGGGATCATGGAGCGGGCCGAGCGGATCATTGCGCTCGGGATCGGTCTCGCGATCCCGCCGCTGTTCGAACCGATGCTGTGGATCATGCTCGTGCTCTCGACGGCAACCGCCGTCCAGCGCTTCGCCAAGGTGTGGAAGCAGGCGACGATCCAGCTGACCGCGACCGACATGGACCGAAGCCACTAG